In the Hyphomicrobiales bacterium genome, TCCCGTGGCGCTTCCCGCCTACACCGCCGACCCGGAAAACGGCAAGCGTCTTTTCATCGCCGGCGGCTGCCTCTCCTGTCACGCCCCGCCTGAATCAAGCGGCATCGACGCCACGCTCCCGGCGGGCGGGGCGTCGCTCAAGAGCCCGGTCGGCACCTTCTATCCGCCCAACATCACGCCGGACAGGGAGACCGGCATCGGCGCCTGGAGCGATGCGGAATTCATCCGCGCCATGCGCGAGGGGATTTCGCCCGGCCGGCGGCACTATTTCCCGGCTTTCCCCTACACCTCCTACCGGCACATGACGATTGCGGACCTCCTCGATCTGAAGGCCTATTTGTTCAGCATTGAGCCGGCGCGCAATCCCGCCAAGCGGCAGGACATCCCGCTTGCACGCTTTGCCCGTGCATTCGTCGGTCCATGGAAATGGATCGCCATGAACACACGCGTCGTGGCCGACGATCCGGCCCGCTCCGAAGCCTGGAACCGCGGCGCCTATCTGGTGCAGGGGCCCGGCCATTGCGGCGAGTGCCATACGCCGCGCAACATTTTCATGGCATGGCGCGCGGACGCGTTTCTCGCCGGCGGACCGCATCCGGAAGGCAAGGGCAAGGTTCCGAGCCTGCGCGGTCTGATTGCGCGCAAGCGCTTCAAGGACGTTGACGATCTCGTCCTTGCCTTCCAGTTCGGCGAAGTCCTTGGCTATGAGGACATGTCCAGCGGCGGCATGGGCAAGGTGCGGGGCAATATCGGGACGCTGCCTGAGGATGACGTGCGCGCGATCGCAACGTTTCTCTTGATCTCTCGAATAGCGGGTCGGCGATCGCCGCGCCCGACGGCCGCACTTGCCGGAAAATGGCCTCGCGGCTATAAGCCGGCGCGGGTTTTCGCTCTTCCATACACGCCGCCTTCAACCGCACAGGACGGATCGATGGCCATCGAACGCACCCTTTCCATCATCAAGCCCGACGCTACCCGCCGCAACATCACGGGCAAGATCGTCGACCGGCTGGAATGCGCCGGCCTGCGGGTGGTTGCGCAAAGGCGGGTGCGATGGACGAAAGCGCAGGCAGAGGCCTTTTACGCGGTGCACCGCGAGCGGCCCTTCTTCAACGATCTCGTCGCCTTCATGACTTCCGGCCCGATCGTGCTGCAGGTGCTGGAGGGCGAGAATGCGGTAGCTCGCAACCGCGAGGTGATGGGCGCGACCGACCCCAAGAAGGCTGCTCCCGGCACCATCCGCGCCGATTTCGCCGAATCCATCGAGGCCAACTCGGTGCATGGCTCCGACACCGTCGAAAACGCCGTAACGGAGATCGCGATGTGCTTCAGCGAGAGCCAGATCGTCGGCTGAGGCGCGCATAGACTGGCCGGTGCGGCGAATGATAGTTTGCGAAAAGCAAATGGTCGCAACGCCGGGAGGCACGCGTGAACAAGCCGATGGCCGCGGAAATCCTCACCTCCGTGTGTCCGCACGACTGCCCGTCGGCCTGTTCGCTGGAGGTCGAGCGGCTCGATGCGCACACCATCGGGAGGGTGCGCGGCGCCAAGGACCAGAGCTACACGGCGGGCGTCATCTGCGCCAAGGTCGCCCGCTATGCCGAGCGCATCCACCATCCGGACCGGCTGACGCGGCCTCTGCGCCGCACGGGACCCAAGGGCTCGGGCCGATTCGAGCCGATTTCCTGGGACGAGGCCCTCGACCGGGTGGCGGAGCGCTTCGCAGAGGCGGAAAGTCGCCATGGGCCGGAGGCGGTCTGGCCGTTCTACTATGCCGGCACCATGGGCCTTGTGCAGCGCGACGGCATCAACCGGCTGCGCCACGTCAAGAAATATTCCGGCATGTATTCGAGCTACTGCACCAACATGGCCTGGCCCGGATTCATCGCCGGCACCGGCAGGCTCGCCGGACCCGACCCGCGCGAAATGGCGCGCTCCGACCTCATCGTCATCTGGGGCACCAACCCGGTCAGCACCCAGGTCAATGTGATGACCCATGCGGTGCGCGCCAAGAAGGAGCGCGGCGCCAAGATCGCCGCCGTCGACGTCTACCGAAACGCCACCATGGAGCAGGCCGATGTCGCCCTTTGCCTGCGGCCGGGAACCGACGCGGCTCTCGCCTGCGCTATCATGCACGTGCTCTTTAGAGACGGTCTCGCCAATTGGGAGTACCTCGAAAAATACACCGATTGCCCGAAAGAGATCGAAGCGCATCTGAAGAGTAGGTCGCCGGAATGGGCCGCCGCGATCACCGGCCTTGAGGCAGCGGAAATCGAGGCGTTTGCGCGCATGGTCGGGACGACGTCGAGAACCTATTTCCGCCTCGGTTACGGCTTCACCCGCTCGCGCAACGGCACCGTCAACATGCACGCGGCAAGTTGCATTGCGGCCGTGACCGGCGCTTGGCTCAACGAAGGCGGCGGCGCCTTCCACAATAACGGCGCCATCTATCATTGGAACAAGAGCATGATCCAGGGTCTCGACGCCTGCGATCCCTCGGTGCGCATGCTCGACCAGTCGCGCATCGGCTGCGTGCTCGGCGGCGACCGCTTCGATCTCGGCGATGGCCCGCCGGTGACCGCGATGCTGGTCCAGAACACCAACCCCGCCGTGGTCGCGCCGGACCAGAACAAGGTCAGCGCAGGGCTTGAGCGCGAGGACCTGTTCCTGTGCGTCCACGAGCAGTTCATGACCGAGACCGCGCGCATGGCCGATATCGTGCTGCCGGCGACCATGTTCCTGGAGCATGACGATATCTATCAGGGCGGCGGCCACCAGCACATCATGCTGGGCCCGAAGATCGTCGAGCCGGCGAGGGAATGCCGCTCCAACCACGAGGTCATCTGCGCTCTGGCGCGCCGCCTCGGCGCGCGCCATGAAGGGTTTTCTATGAGCGCCCGCGAGCTCATCGACTGGACCCTGCGCCATTCCGGCTGGGGGACGCTGTCCGAGCTCGAGGAGAAGCGCTGGATCGACTGCCAGCCGCCCTTCGAGGAAGCGCATTACCTCAATGGATTCGGCTATCCGGACGGAAAGTTCCGCTTCAAGCCGGACTGGCTCAATGTGCCGACGGCCAATGCCGGCCCCATGGGCCGGTGGGCCGAGATGCCGAAGCTGCCCGACCATTGGGCGGTGATCGAGGAAGCCGACGCGCCGCATCCGTTCCGGCTAGCCACCTCGCCGTCGCGCTCGTTCCTCAATTCCTCCTTCACCGAAACGCCGAGTTCGCGCGCCCGCGAAGGCCGCCCCGAGGTGAAGATCCATCCCGACGATGCCGCCGCCAACGCCATCGCCGATGGCCAGAAGGTGCGGCTCGGCAATAGCCGCGGCGTGGTGGTGCTGCACGCGCGCCTGTTCAATGGGGTCTGCCGCGGCGTGCTCATCGCCGAGAGCGTCTGGCCGAATTCGGCCCACGACGGAGGGGTGGGCATCAACGCGCTGACCGGCGCCGACCAGACGGCGCCGTTCGGCGGCGCCGCGTTTCACGACAACAAGGTGTGGATCAGGGCGGTCTAGCGGAGCTTCACGCTCACCTGGACGAAGCCGCCATAGCGCTCCGACTGGAACTTCACCACCTGGGCGACGCCGCCGCCCGGCGTCTGCTCGAAATGGGCATGGCCGTCGGTGCGCCCGAGCCGCCAATAGCGCGCGCCGGCGCCGATGCTGACATCCTCGTTGATGTCATAACTCAGCACCGCCTCCAATTGCAGCCCGTTGCCGTCGCCGTCGCTCGGCAGCGGGTTGATGAGCGGGCGCAAATGGTGATTGTCGGTATTGTCGAGCTGGGTATAGGGCACCCAGGCCGCCTCGCCGGTGAATTTCAAGCCGTTGCCGGCCTCCACGGTCGCCAAGATACCGACGCGCCAGGAATGCCACTGCACCTCGTTGGAAATCACCTTGGTCGACTGCGCGATGGTCGGAACGCAGATCGCCGGGTTGGTCGCGATCTGGGTGCAGCCGAAGGCGCGGACCGACTCGTTCCAATAGTGATAGCCGGTGAATCCGGCGAGCTCAAAACGCGCGGTCTCGGTATTGGTGGCGACAAACGCATAGCCGATATCGGTGTTGAAATATCTTATGTCGCCGTCGTCCTGTGTGCTCAGGGTGCTCGAATAAGGGGCGATAACCGGCGGAAAATCTTCATCATTCAGGCCGCCTCCCGGAATGATCCCGAGGCCGCCATAGCCTTTGACGAAGACGCCGGATGCGTGCTGGGCGTGGAAGAAGATCTCACCCGAATGGGCGTCGAGGCCATCGTAGGTGAGCCGCGAGATGAGAATGGCGCCGGTGCTGTCGTAAAGGTCGAAATCGGTCTGGCCGGTCGAGTACCAGTAGCGCGCGCCGATGTCGAAATAGCTGCCGTTGAGCCACGGCGGCTCGGGACCATTGCCGCCGGACATCGCGGAATCGGCTGCGACGGCGGGTGAAATTAAAAGGATAAATGCAAATAATGAGTGAGTAATTTTGAACTTGAGCCGCATCGTAATCTCCGAACCATTCTGGATCTTCATAGTCCATTAAGGTTAACGGAGTCTTAAGCTTTTTCAAGTGGCGTTAATTCTTGGCGGAAACGCTGACCCAAACGCCGTTCTTGCAGGAGAATATCACCGGCGTGACCGACAGCGACTGCACGCCCGTAAGCGTCTTGAGGTCGATTATGGCACCCTCCGGATACCAGGCGCCGCCGGCCCAGCAACCGTCAGGATGCTCGTTCTTGCCGGCAGCTTGCCGCTCTTCGCCGGCACTTGCCGGCACCGGGCGAAGCGGCAAGAGGAGGGCGGCGATGAGGGCGATGAGCGCGGTCGCCAGCAACGCCAGGGCGAATGTCCGGATGACTAAGCGGAGCATGGCGGGCCTTCCTGACGGCATGAACGGAGGCTCACGGGCTCCCGCTCAGGCCCGGCGGGCGCGGCGCATTGCGTCGATGGAGAAGGCGCCCGGCCCGCCGGCCGCCAGGAACAGGAAGCCGCCGGCAATCGCGATGTCCTTGGCGAAATGAATGAGCTGATCGGTATCGGCGGTGTCGGCATGGAAGATCAGAGCCGTCAGCAGGGCAAACCCGGCAAAGGCGAGGGCGACGATGCGCGTCTGCCAGCCGGCAAGGATAGAGAGGCCGCCGCCGAGTTGCAAAAGGATCACCGCGGGCAGAAGCAGGCCGGGAACCCCGTGGGCCGCCATATAGTCGGCGGCAGGCCCCGGCGCGCGCAGCAAGATGACGCCGTCCCAGAGGAACAGACCGGAGATGAAAACCCTGCCAACGAGCAGCGTCACATCCCTGATTCGTTCCGAATGGTCAGTCAGGACTGTCAATATCGGCGCTCACGAGGAAAGCCGCGCCGCCAGGGAATCGGCAAGCGGCCGCAGCCGGTCGGCCGGCGCGCGGCCGATGACCATGAAGCCATAGCCCTGCTGCGCCCAGTAGACGATGTTCATGCCGAGCCGCTCTTCCGTCCGCGCGGGCTCGCTTTCGTCCCCATCGGCGATGATGCAAAAGGCGACCGGCCCGAAATCAGGATCGAGATAAGCCAGTTGCACAAGAGACTTGCCCTCATAGTCGAACAATTGCGCCCGCTTGAACTCAACGTTCGCCAGATCGATCCGGTCGAGCGTCAGGCTGAGGCCAAGCTTGTCGGCGACCGCGGCAAGCTCCTGCTCCTTGACGGCCGCGTCGTCGGGGACGTTGGCCAGCGTCTCGGACGTGTATAGCGACAAATAGCCCGCGACCGCCTGGCGCCAATCCTCCGAGCGGTCCGCCGGCTGCTCGGCGACCGGGACCGCCGGCGGCGGCTTGAGGGGCACGACGAGGCTGCCAACGCCCATGCCGGCGAGGAACAGCGCCAGAGCAGCGGCAACCGAGGCCGCGCGCGACAGCGGCCAAGCCCGGCCGGCCGGCGCTTGACCGTCCCCCGCAGCAGCAGCGGTGTTTTCCAGGATGGCTTCGAGGCGGTCCGTCGGAGCGTCCTGCAACATGAGGTCGAAGACCTGGCGGAACGGACGGCCGCCGCGGATCATGAGTTCGAGCCGCCGGCGCAGCTCCGACTCGTCCGCCAGATGCTTTTCCACCGCGGCGCGGCGGTCCGGCGCAAGCTCGCCGTCGAAATAGGCGACGAGTTCTTCGTCCGTCGCTGATCTGATGCTGCCCTTACGCGCCATCTTCTTGCTTCTTTGGCCGGTCCTTGCCGATCGAATCGGCGTTCAACGCGCCCAGTTTCACCCGCGCCGCAGCCAGCCGGCTCATGACCGTGCCGATGGGCACGCCCAGCACCTCGGCCGCCTCCCGATAGGTCAGTCCCTCGACATAGACGAGCAGAATCGTCTCGCGCTGCGCTTCGGGAAGGGCGAGCACTTCCTTCAACACCTGGGCGGCCAGGATATTCGTCTCGACGTGTATGCCGCCGTCGAAATGCAGGGCTTCGGCGGCGTCGACAAACCCCTGGCCCTGGCGAATGCGCCGGGCGCGCAGCTCGTTGAGCCAGATCGAGCGCAGGATGGTGAACAGCCAGCGATCGAGCCGAGTTCCGACGCGGAATTGGTGGGCGCGCTCAAGCGCCCTCACGCAGGTCGCCTGCACCAGGTCCTCGGCCACGTCGGCGCTGCCGGACAGCACCAGACCGTAGCGCCAAAGCCGGGCAAGGTGCGCCGCCAGGCCCGTCCTCACAACTTGTTGAGAATCATCAGCCATGCCGGAGACGAATAGGCGCGCGAGCGCCGGTGTTTACGGGGCGTGTGACTTTAGAGCGGTTCCTGCTCATAGGGAACCGCACTGTTTGAAGAGCGCTTTGCCCGCCACCAGCCATCAGGAGCCTCAGATGACCCAACGCCCCGGACTTTTCCCGTTCATTGCATCGCCCTTGGCCGCATTGTTTGTCGGCCTTGCCGTCTCGGCGGCGCCCAGCTCTTCGCTGCTGGCGATGGACAGCGGCGGGACCAGCACGACCTCGACGCCCAACTGCCCGAGAGGGTCGGTCTGGGACAAGAAGACGAAGAAATGCGTCGTTGCGAATTCAGGCGCGGTTACCGACGATGTGCTGGTGGAGGAGGGGCGCCGGCTGGCCAAGGCCGGCCAGTATGAGAACGCCATCGCGGCGTTGCAGGCCGTGAGCCGCGAAGACCCCGTGGGGCTCACCTATCTCGGCTACAGCCACCGCAAGTTGGGCGAGATCGATCGCGGCATCGCCTATTACAAGCAGGCGCTGGCGATCGATCCGAAGAACGCCGATACGCGCGAGTATCTGGGCGAGGGCTATGTTGCGTCGGGCCGCACCGATCTGGCGCGCCTCGAGCTCGCCGAAGTCGAAAAGCTCTGCGGCACGAGCTGCGAGCAATATGGGGAGCTCGCCGCGGCGATTGCCGGCAAGACATCCGAGTAGAGCGGGATGAGGAATAGCGGGAACCGGTTTTCCGCCCGCATCCCGCTCTATCTTATTAGAATCGATCACGTTTTATGATTTTGGATCGAATCGATCAAAAATCATCGTGATCTAGGCGACGATCATTCGAACGCTCAAGGCCGAGGGCCAGCGGAAAGGGCCGTCTTGCCGGCGCGCTGGCCCGAGGCACTTTTCCGTAGGCTCGGGCCCCGGCCTCGGAGAATTGCGGCAACAGACAGGGTTTCGATCCCGACAGAATGAGCCCGGCGCAATGAACGCACCACAGAGTTTCCTATCGCCGCGGCTGCGGCGTGCGCCCGGCACCGGCGTCAAGGCCAAGCTAACCGCATTGGCGACCGCCGTTCCCAAGCACCGCATTTCGCAGGCGGACGCCCGAGAAAAAGCGCGTATGATCTTTGCCGAGCGGACGCCGCTCTTTGCGGCTCTGGAACCGGTTTTCGAGAACGCGGAAATTGCCGCCCGCTATAGCTGCCAGCCCATCGAGTGGTTTGCAAAACCTTCCGATTTCCGCGAAAAAGCAAGGCTTTATGAGCAACATGCCGTGGCGCTGTCGGTCGACGCGGCGACCAAGGCGCTTGACGGCGCGGGGCTTGAGGCGGGCGAGATCGACGCCCTCGTCTGCGTCAGCTCGACCGGAGTCATGACCCCCGGTCTCGATGCCCATCTCATCAACCGCCTGCCATTTCGCCCCGACACCGTGCGGCTGCCGATCTTCGGGCTGGGCTGCGCCGGCGGCGTGCTCGGCCTGACCAGGGCGGTTCAACTGGTTCAGTCGCGGCCGCGAATGAAATGCCTCCTGGTCGTGGTGGAGTTGTGCACGCTTGCCTTTCGCCACGACCGCCTGACCAAGAGCAATCTGGTTGCGACCGCCCTGTTCGGCGACGGCGCGGCGGCGGCCATCATCACCAGCGGCCCCGCGCGGGGCGTGCTCGGCATCCTCGGCGCGGCCGGAGAGCATTGCTGGCCCGGCACACTCGATGTGATGGGCTGGCGAGTCGATGGCCAGGGCCTCGACGTAATCTTCAACCGCCGTATCCCGGAGATTGTCGCAACCAAATTTACGAGCGCGCTCAATGGCTTCCTTGGCCGCGCGCGGCTTTGCCTTGAAGATATCGCGCGGCCTTGCTGCCATCCCGGCGGCGCCAAGGTGGTCGCGGCGCTGGAACAGGCGTTCGGCCTATGCCGGGGCGGGCTCGATTTCGAGCGCCAGGTTCTTGCCGAATTCGGCAATATGTCCGCGCCCACCGTATTGTTCGTGCTCGACCGCATTGTCAAGGCCGGACGTTCCGGACCGACGCTGCTTTGTGCGCTTGGCCCGGGTTTTACCGCCGCGTTTCAGACCATCACATTGATCCCGGATGGTCGCGCGGTTTCTCAGGCCGCGTGAAGCCCGCCCATGACCCTCGGCTGGGCGCATCTTGTCTTGTCGGCCGTGGCGGCGCAGCGGGCGTTGGAGCTTTGCCACGCCCGGTGCAATATGGCCGGTCTCATGGCGCGCGGCGGCCGCGAAGTGGGCCGGGCGCATTATCCGCTGTTCGTCCTGCTGCACGGCGGCTGGCTCGTTTGCCTGGCGCTTGCCACCGCGCCCAGCCCGCCCGTGCGCTGGGGGTGGCTGATCCTGTTTCTGGTCCTGCAGGTCCTACGTCTTTGGGTGATCGCGAGCCTCGGACCCTATTGGGCAACCCGCATCGTCACGCTCGAGGATCAACCGCTGCAAACACGCGGCCCCTACAGGTGCCTGCGCCATCCCAACTATGCGATCGTCGCCGTGGAGATCCCCGTCCTGCCGCTCGCGCTCGGGCTCGTCGGGCTGGCCGGCCTGTTCGGCGTGCTCAACCTAATGCTGCTCGCGCACCGCATTCGCGTCGAGGAGCACGCGCTCGCGCCGCGGCGATCCTTCAGTCCACCGGCGGCGAATAGAGGGGGATCGCTTTGCCGCCGCGCGCCTCGATCACCACCCGACCGCCGACCACCCGCGCCCGGTCCGAGGCGACAAGCCGCACCGCCATCGGATAGATCCTGTGCTCGGCCTCGATCACCCGGGCGGCGAGCGTCTCGGCGGTGTCGTCCGGCAGCACGGCAACCGCCGCCTGGGCGATGATCGGCCCGGCATCCATTTCCGGCCGCACGAAATGCACCGTGCAGCCGGCGATCTTGACCCCGGCGGCGAGGGCTCTCGCATGGGTGTCGATGCCCCTGAAGGAGGGCAGCAGCGAGGGATGGATGTTGACCAGGCGGTCTTCCCAATGCTTGACGAAGCCTTCGGTCAGAAGCCGCATGAAGCCGGCAAGGCAGATGAGGTCGATGTCCGCCGCCTCCAGGGCCTTGCCGATCTCGGCCTCGAAAGCCTCGCGGCTTTCGAAGCGGCGGTGGTCGATGGCCTTGGTCGGCACGCGGTGGCGCCGGGCGATCTTGAGGCCGGCCGCGTCCGACCTGTTCGATATGACGAGCGCGATCTCGGCCGGGTAGTCGGGCGACCGCGCCGCCGCGATCAGCGCTTCCATGTTGCTGCCGCGTCCGGAGATGAAGATGGCCGTGTTGCGCCGCATGTCACTCACCCGTGGCCAGATTTCCGGAAAAGCGCACGGGCGGGGCGCCGGCCTCGGCCGGGATGATGCGCCCGAGCCGGACGACCTTTTCGCCGGTGTCCGTAAGCAGACGCGCGATCTTGTCCGCGTCGGCCGGCGCCGTAACCGCTACCATGCCGATGCCGCAGTTGAAGGTGCGCAACATCTCGGCTTGCGCAACGCCGCCGGTCCTTGCCAGCCAGGAGAACACCGGCGGCACGGGAACCGCGGAAAGGTCGATCTCGGCGGCGAGCGATTTCGGCAGCACCCGGGGCAGATTTTCCGGCAGCCCGCCGCCGGTGACGTGGGCAAGCGCCTTGATGCCGCCGGTCTCGCGGATGGCGCCAAGCAGCGGCTTGACATAGATGCGCGTTGCGGCGAGCAGCGCCTCGCCGAGCAAGGCGTCGGGCGCAAAGGGGGCCGGCATCTCCCAGGGAAGCTTGGCGTCGGCAATGATGCGGCGCACCAGCGAGAAGCCGTTGGAATGAAGGCCGCCCGAAGCAAGGCCGAGGACGGCATCGCCCTCGGCGATGTCGGCGCGCGGCAGCAGCGCAGCGCGCTCGACGGCGCCGACGGCAAAGCCGGCAAGATCATAGTCGCCTTGCTGGTAGAGGCCGGGCATTTCCGCCGTTTCGCCGCCGATCAGCGCGCAGCCGGCCTCCTTGCAGCCCGCGGCGATGCCCTTGATCACCTCGGCGGCGGTCGCCGGGACGAGCTTGGAGGTCGCGTAATAATCGAGGAAAAACAGGGGCTCGGCCCCCTGCACGACGAGATCGTTGACGCACATGGCGACAAGGTCGATGCCGATGGTGTCGTGGCGGCCGGTCTCCGCCGCGATTCTGACCTTGGTTCCGACACCGTCGGTCGCCGCCACCAGGATCGGATCGGAAAAGCCCGCCTGCCTGAGGTCGAAAAGGCCGCCGAAGCCGCCGATCTCGGCGTCGGAACCGGGACGGCGGGTCGCGGCAACATAGGGCTTGATGGCCTCGACGAGCGCGTTGCCGGCCTCGATGTCGACGCCGGCGTCGCGATAGGTCGTGCCGCCCGGATTGGTCTTTTCCCTCATGGCCTCCTTCCCGAAGCCGTTCCCGGCGCGGGACCGCTCGGCGCCGCGCCATCCAAGCAGAATTGGGCGGAAAGGCAAGCGGCGATGAGCCGGCCGATTTTCTCCTCACAACGGATTCACTTCGTCCTTGTTTTCGCCTTTATGGACGATGTGCATGGCCGCGGCCGGAAACGGCCGGGCGAGCGCATAGGCCGCCTCCGGGGCGCCGCTCAGCCAGGTGTCGAACTCATCTTCGCCGCTCAGCATGACCGGCATCCGGGCCGGGTGGATGGGCTTGACGGTGTCGTTCGGCGTGGTGGTGAGAATGGCGTAGACATCCATCGCAACCGGGTCGCCGCCTTCCTTGAGCGGGCCCTTCCAGGACCGCCACAGGCCGGCAAAGGCGAACAGCGGGCGCGGCGCGGCGCCCTTGAGCGCGAACCAGTGCCAGACCGCGGGCCGGCTGCCCTTCGGCTCGGCGAAGGAGGTTGCCGGGACGAGGCAGCGCCTTTCCGCGAAAGAGCCCTTCCAGAAGCTCGAGGTCATCACCTTTTCATCGCGCGCATTCGTCACCCGCTTGGCGGCCCGGCCTTGTTGCGGCAGCACGAAGCCCCAGGACAGGAGCGAGATCTCCCGCCCTCCGTCGGAGGCCTGACGCACCACAGGCGCTTCCTGGCTCGGAAAGATCGCCGGCTGCGGATCGAAGGCGGCGGCGCGGTTGCCGCCGACCCGGAACAGCCGGATGACGGCCTCGCGCGGCATGGTCTGGCTGTAAAGGTTGCACATCGAGGGTTGGACGGGTTTCCGCTGTCTGCCTGCGACATATGGCGGGAAGGTAGGTCCGGAATCAACCCGAATGCGCGGCCCGGGTTGCTGCCCGCGGCCGAAACGGGGTCCGGCAAGCGGGCGGCCATGCTTGCCCCGCGGGCGCGGACGGCTTAGAGCTTTGGGCGCGGCGAACGCACTCGCATGGGCAATCGCGCGGGGAGGAGGGGCGTGGCGAGACGAAGGATGACGCGATCGATATTGGCGGCCGGCGGAGCGCGCCGCGGCGCGGCGCTCGGCCTTGCCTTGGCGGCGCTGCTGCTGCTGCGGGCAGCGGCGCAAGCCGGCCCCTACGAGGTCGAGGGGATTGCGGTGCAGGCGCACGCGGCCGACGCCGTGACGGCCAAGGAAGCGGCGGTCGCCGACGGTCAGGCCCGGGCGCTCGCCATCGTTCTGCAACGGCTGACCCGGGCGAGCGACCGGGAATTTCTGCCGCAGGTGCCGGCCGACGAGCTCGGCACGATGATTGTCAATTTCAGTGTCGTCAAGGAGCAGACCAGCGCCACCGACTATGCCGCCACCCTGACGTTCCGCTTCAACCCGGCCGCGGTGCAGACCCTGCTCGTCGGCGCCGGCGTGCCCTATACCGAGCGTCAGGCACCGCCGATCCTCGTCGTCCCCATCTACCGCGAGGGCGAGCGCTACTTTTTCATCGACGACAACCCGAATCTCGAAGCCTGGCGTACCTTCGACCTCGTCAACACCATGACCCCGGTGCGGCTGCCCAAGGGCAATATCGCCGACCAGGGCGTCGACCCCGATGCGGTTCTGGCGCGCGACATCGGTGCGCTCACCGCCCTGCGCTACCTTTACGGCACCGACAGCGTGCTCGTCGGCCTGTGCGAGACCGACGCGGCGAACAGCCGGTTCACCTGCTCGCTGGACGGCGCCGGGCCGGCCGGGCCGGTGGCGCTGACGGAAAGCTTTGCCGGCGGCAGCGATCCGGTGGCCGTGGCGCAGGCGGCCGTCGGTTCGTTCCTGGCCCAGATCGAGGAGCAGTGGAAGATCCAGACCATGACCGGTCCGGGCGGCCTGTCCGGCGTGATCGAAGGCGTTCCGGTCCGGGTGCGCGTATCCTTCGACGGGCTTCAGCAATGGCAGGCGCTGAGGGCGCGGCTGGCCGCGCTGCCCGGCGTCAGCGAGATCGAAATCGAAGCGCTCAATGCGCGCGGCGCGTTGCTTTCGCTCTACTTTGCCGGCACCGGCGAGCAGTTGGCCGACATGCTGGCGCGCGACGGCATGGTGCTGGCCAATGCCGGCGATCATTGGGTTTTGACGTCCTATTGACGGCGGCTGTTGGTGAAACTCGAGACGCGCCGGGGAGCCAAAGTGAAGTGAACGTCCCAAACGTCATTACCGTATTCCGGATCTTTCTCGTGCCGCTCGTGGTGTGGCTGATCATCGCCGGGCAGATGGCGGCCGCCTTCTGGGTGTTTCTGCTCGCCGGCCTCAGCGACGGCATCGACGGCTTCATCGCCAAGCGCTTCGGCCAGGAGACGCTGCTCGGCGCCTATCTCGACCCGCTCGCCGACAAGGCGCTCCTGGTCAGCATCTATGTGACGCTGGGCCTGCAGCTGCATATCCCCAACTGGCTGGTGATCATGGTGGTTTCCCGCGACATTCTGATCGTCTCGGCGGTGATCCTGTCGTGGATGATGGACCGGGCGGTGATGATGCGGCCCTTGTTCGTCAGTAAGGCCAACACCACCGGGCAGATCGTGCTCGCCGGGATGGTTCTGCTCGATGTCGGCTTCGGCCTCGATTTGACGGTATCGCGGCAGCTGACGGTTATCGCCGTGGCCGTGCTCACCGTAGCGTCCGCCGCCGCCTATCTGATCGGCTGGCTCGAGCACATGGCGCGATACGAGGAGCCGTCGGTGCGCAAGCCTGCCGCCGAGCCGCATGCCCGCCGCGACGCCAAGCCGCCCATTTCCGTGCGGGAGAAGTCGCGGCCATGAGCCTGCAGCGGCAGATCCTGTTCTGGCTCGGTGCATTCCTCGCCTTGGTTGTCGTACTCTATGTGCTGCGCGAGATCCTGCTGCCCTTCGTCG is a window encoding:
- a CDS encoding CDP-alcohol phosphatidyltransferase family protein, producing MNVPNVITVFRIFLVPLVVWLIIAGQMAAAFWVFLLAGLSDGIDGFIAKRFGQETLLGAYLDPLADKALLVSIYVTLGLQLHIPNWLVIMVVSRDILIVSAVILSWMMDRAVMMRPLFVSKANTTGQIVLAGMVLLDVGFGLDLTVSRQLTVIAVAVLTVASAAAYLIGWLEHMARYEEPSVRKPAAEPHARRDAKPPISVREKSRP
- a CDS encoding SOS response-associated peptidase, with protein sequence MCNLYSQTMPREAVIRLFRVGGNRAAAFDPQPAIFPSQEAPVVRQASDGGREISLLSWGFVLPQQGRAAKRVTNARDEKVMTSSFWKGSFAERRCLVPATSFAEPKGSRPAVWHWFALKGAAPRPLFAFAGLWRSWKGPLKEGGDPVAMDVYAILTTTPNDTVKPIHPARMPVMLSGEDEFDTWLSGAPEAAYALARPFPAAAMHIVHKGENKDEVNPL
- a CDS encoding type III polyketide synthase, which translates into the protein MNAPQSFLSPRLRRAPGTGVKAKLTALATAVPKHRISQADAREKARMIFAERTPLFAALEPVFENAEIAARYSCQPIEWFAKPSDFREKARLYEQHAVALSVDAATKALDGAGLEAGEIDALVCVSSTGVMTPGLDAHLINRLPFRPDTVRLPIFGLGCAGGVLGLTRAVQLVQSRPRMKCLLVVVELCTLAFRHDRLTKSNLVATALFGDGAAAAIITSGPARGVLGILGAAGEHCWPGTLDVMGWRVDGQGLDVIFNRRIPEIVATKFTSALNGFLGRARLCLEDIARPCCHPGGAKVVAALEQAFGLCRGGLDFERQVLAEFGNMSAPTVLFVLDRIVKAGRSGPTLLCALGPGFTAAFQTITLIPDGRAVSQAA
- the purN gene encoding phosphoribosylglycinamide formyltransferase encodes the protein MRRNTAIFISGRGSNMEALIAAARSPDYPAEIALVISNRSDAAGLKIARRHRVPTKAIDHRRFESREAFEAEIGKALEAADIDLICLAGFMRLLTEGFVKHWEDRLVNIHPSLLPSFRGIDTHARALAAGVKIAGCTVHFVRPEMDAGPIIAQAAVAVLPDDTAETLAARVIEAEHRIYPMAVRLVASDRARVVGGRVVIEARGGKAIPLYSPPVD
- the purM gene encoding phosphoribosylformylglycinamidine cyclo-ligase; this encodes MREKTNPGGTTYRDAGVDIEAGNALVEAIKPYVAATRRPGSDAEIGGFGGLFDLRQAGFSDPILVAATDGVGTKVRIAAETGRHDTIGIDLVAMCVNDLVVQGAEPLFFLDYYATSKLVPATAAEVIKGIAAGCKEAGCALIGGETAEMPGLYQQGDYDLAGFAVGAVERAALLPRADIAEGDAVLGLASGGLHSNGFSLVRRIIADAKLPWEMPAPFAPDALLGEALLAATRIYVKPLLGAIRETGGIKALAHVTGGGLPENLPRVLPKSLAAEIDLSAVPVPPVFSWLARTGGVAQAEMLRTFNCGIGMVAVTAPADADKIARLLTDTGEKVVRLGRIIPAEAGAPPVRFSGNLATGE
- a CDS encoding DUF2066 domain-containing protein, which encodes MARRRMTRSILAAGGARRGAALGLALAALLLLRAAAQAGPYEVEGIAVQAHAADAVTAKEAAVADGQARALAIVLQRLTRASDREFLPQVPADELGTMIVNFSVVKEQTSATDYAATLTFRFNPAAVQTLLVGAGVPYTERQAPPILVVPIYREGERYFFIDDNPNLEAWRTFDLVNTMTPVRLPKGNIADQGVDPDAVLARDIGALTALRYLYGTDSVLVGLCETDAANSRFTCSLDGAGPAGPVALTESFAGGSDPVAVAQAAVGSFLAQIEEQWKIQTMTGPGGLSGVIEGVPVRVRVSFDGLQQWQALRARLAALPGVSEIEIEALNARGALLSLYFAGTGEQLADMLARDGMVLANAGDHWVLTSY